In a single window of the Thunnus thynnus chromosome 9, fThuThy2.1, whole genome shotgun sequence genome:
- the LOC137188634 gene encoding diacylglycerol kinase theta yields the protein MADSGRARPADPDAADSRTASPLTVKKRAQQSPGLRPKYQSSTTGHCFKRVTLTKPTFCHSCSDFMWGFIGFLCEVCNFMCHEKCLKTLRSACSCMAPSLVRVPVAHCFSPAGQKKRFCCVCRKQTEGSTALRCEVCELQVHTDCAVFSCADCRSCHLDGTLEQDTFHHHWREDNLASAARCEVCRRSRGSSDVLAGMRCEWCGITSHVSCYLSVPPECTMGRLRCMLLHPACVRLDSRNFSKMHCYRITESCSQDLDNSDDVDPSAAVSKDGQPAASDSGKQFLKVFDGDDAAKRGNFRLVSISRATRNEEVVDAALRAFYLPDEPQDFELHEIGGLQRLHSDDILNRNGSPDNRSSLKDGGDTWLLRAKPRDTEVIKVYAAWPRSGAGFVSVSVSKNSTAASVLTEVLSQLDRQDEDASRFYLLEVLMSSKQVQRQTLTPQEKILDKLQEIRKTSLRQMNQTRFYIVENRNRSVQVGLLIGGLPPLLNKDEYTRLIQEHLTIKSHLVTISHIYASQGAVALQISCFTEAERIYMLAKDTSVNNKTLSSFVIPEILHNKLGQDVCPLLVFVNPKSGGLKGRELLYNFRKLLNPHQVFDISSGGPLAGLHTFREVPRFRVLVCGGDGTVGWVLGVLEAVRHKLVCREPPMGIVPLGTGNDLARILRWGAGYSSEEPQHILACVDEAEEVLMDRWTILLDAQDISEDGEVNDFLEPPKIVQMSNYFGLGIDAELSLDFHLAREDEPDKFTSRFHNKGVYVKVGLQKISYTRSLHKELQLQVDSQIVPLPNIDGLIFLNIPSWGSGADLWGSEVDSRYGKPSIDDGLLEVVGVTGVVHMGQVQSGLRSGIRIAQGNYIRLTLSKPIPVQVDGEPWIQPPGHIIISAAGPKVRMLRKSKQKQKKSSSGAKDGRSESPSSRDGGH from the exons ATGGCCGACAGCGGCCGGGCCAGACCGGCGGACCCTGACGCCGCTGACAGCCGGACTGCGAGCCCTCTGACGGTGAAGAAGAGGGCGCAGCAGTCCCCCGGGCTCCGGCCCAAGTACCAGAGCTCCACAACGGGCCACTGCTTCAAGAGAGTCACCCTGACCAAACCCACCTTCTGCCACAGCTGCAGCGACTTCATGTGGGGGTTCATCGGCTTCCTGTGTGAAG TGTGTAACTTCATGTGTCATGAGAAATGCCTGAAGACGCTGCGTTCAGCTTGTTCCTGCATGGCTCCGTCTCTGGTCCGG GTCCCGGTGGCTCACTGCTTCAGTCCAGCTGGTCAGAAGAAACGTTTCTGCTGCGTCTGCAGGAAGCAAACGGAGGGAAGCACGGCGCTGCGCTGTGAAG tgtgtgagctGCAGGTCCACACTGACTGCGCCGTCTTCAGCTGCGCCGACTGTCGCAGTTGTCACCTGGACGGGACTCTGGAGCAG GATACGTTCCACCACCACTGGAGGGAGGATAACCTAGCGTCGGCGGCGAGGTGTGAGGTTTGTCGGCGTTCCCGTGGTTCATCTGACGTCCTGGCGGGGATGAGGTGTGAGTGGTGCGGCATCACG AGCCATGTGTCGTGTTACCTCAGCGTGCCACCAGAGTGCACTATGGGACGTCTGCGCTGCATGCTGCTGCATCCGGCCTGCGTCCGCCTCGACTCCAGAAACTTCAGCAAGATGCACTGCTACCGCATCACCGAGAGCTGCAGCCAAGACCTgg aTAACTCGGATGACGTCGATCCATCCGCTGCGGTGTCAAAAGACGGTCAGCCGGCTGCTTCAGACTCCG GTAAACAGTTTCTCAAGGTTTTTGACGGTGATGATGCAGCCAAGCGTGGAAACTTCCGACTGGTCTCCATCTCAAGAGCCACCAGAAATGAGGAAGTGGTG GATGCGGCACTCAGAGCCTTCTACCTCCCTGACGAACCACAGGACTTTGAGCTTCATGAGATCGGCGGTCTGCAGCGTCTCCATAGTGATGACATCCTGAACCGCAACGGCAGTCCGGATAACAGGAGCTCGCTGAAGGATGGCGGTGACACCTGGCTGCTGAGGGCCAAACCCCGAGACACTGAGGTCATCAAGGTGTACGCTGCCTGGCCCAG GTCGGGTGCAGGTTTCGTCTCCGTCTCTGTCTCTAAGAACAGCACGGCAGCTTCAGTCCTCACTGAGGTCCTCAGTCAGCtggacagacag gATGAAGACGCGTCCAGATTCTACCTGCTGGAGGTTCTCATGAGCAGCAAACAAG TGCAGAGACAGACGCTGACGCCTCAGGAGAAGATCCTGGACAAACTGCAGGAGATCAGGAAG ACGTCTCTGCGGCAGATGAACCAGACTCGGTTCTACATCGTGGAGAACAGGAACCGGTCGGTGCAGGTCGGCCTGCTGATCGGAGGACTGCCCCCCCTGCTGAACAAAGACGAGTACACCCGGCTGATCCAGGAACACCTGACCATCAAGA gtcACCTGGTCACCATCAGCCACATCTATGCCAGTCAAG gtgcgGTGGCGTTGCAGATCTCGTGTTTCACTGAAGCCGAGAGGATCTACATGTTGGCTAAAGACACGTCTGTCAACAATAAGACGCTCAGTTCATTCGTCATCCCAGAGATCCTG CATAATAAACTGGGACAAGACGTCTGTCCTCTGCTGGTGTTTGTCAACCCGAAGAGCGGCGGACTGAAAGGCCGAGAGCTTCTCTACAACTTCAGGAAACTTCTGAACCCTCATCAGGTCTTTGACATTTCCAGCGGAGGACCGCTGGCTGG CCTGCACACGTTCCGGGAGGTTCCCAGGTTTCGGGTGCTGGTTTGCGGGGGCGACGGGACCGTGGGATGGGTGCTGGGAGTACTGGAGGCGGTCCGGCACAAACTGGTCTGTCGGGAGCCGCCCATGGGCATCGTACCGCTGGGAACAG GTAACGACTTGGCTCGTATCCTGCGTTGGGGGGCGGGTTACAGCAGCGAGGAGCCCCAGCACATCCTGGCCTGTGTGGACGAAGCCGAGGAGGTTCTGATGGACCGCTGGACCATCCTGCTGGACGCTCAGGACATCTCTGAGGACGGAGAGGTCAACGACTTCCTGGAGCCGCCCAAG atcgTCCAGATGAGCAACTACTTTGGTCTCGGCATCGACGCGGAGCTCAGCCTCGACTTCCATCTGGCCCGAGAGGACGAACCTGACAAGTTCACCAGCAG GTTCCATAACAAAGGTGTGTACGTGAAGGTCGGTCTGCAGAAGATCAGTTACACCAGGAGTCTCCACaaagagctgcagctgcaggtggACTCACAGATCGTCCCGCTGCCCAACATCGACGGCCTCATCTTCCTCAATATacccag ctggGGTTCTGGTGCTGATCTCTGGGGGTCAGAGGTCGACAGTCGCTACGGGAAACCCAGCATCGATGACGGCCTGCTGGAGGTGGTGGGGGTCACCGGGGTCGTCCACATG ggtcAGGTACAGAGCGGCCTGCGGTCAGGGATTCGTATTGCTCAAGGGAACTACATCAGGCTGACGTTGAGCAAACCCATACCTGTGCAGGTGGACGGAGAACCGTGGATCCAACCGCCGGGACACATCATCATCTCTGCTGCTGGGCCAAAG